The following DNA comes from Oscillatoria sp. FACHB-1407.
AAAGGGTTTACTCACAAAGTGAGCAATATTCAAGGCTTGGGCAAGTTGGTTTAAGTCTTCGTAAGCAGTTGCAAAAACGACCCCTAGCTTTACTCCCTGCGCTTTAAGCCTTTGATAAACCTCAGCACCTGTTAATTCTGGCATTCGATTATCCAGAACCAATACATCGGGCTGGTTTTGCATCACTTTTTCTAACGCCTCTTTTCCATCCCGCGCCTCTGAAACAGCCCAGCCTTCTTGCTCCAGAATAAAGCTCAGCATGATGCGACTGTCATCATCATCATCAGCGATCAGAACTTTGCGTGTCTCTAATTTTTCGGTTGGCATACAGTTAAGTGGCTAGAGGAAAGGTCAACACCAGGGTTGCTTGTCGGCTCTCCTTGATCAA
Coding sequences within:
- a CDS encoding response regulator transcription factor, translating into MPTEKLETRKVLIADDDDDSRIMLSFILEQEGWAVSEARDGKEALEKVMQNQPDVLVLDNRMPELTGAEVYQRLKAQGVKLGVVFATAYEDLNQLAQALNIAHFVSKPFDIPELIACIEAAYRDLQR